From Schizosaccharomyces pombe strain 972h- genome assembly, chromosome: II, the proteins below share one genomic window:
- the smp2 gene encoding protein smp2 codes for MQHNKENHFVEDAKQFQEKAKLYQGNYYTLDGELITIIPSSKEGFRSCKSLYYKKKQPIPGR; via the coding sequence ATGCAGCACAATAAGGAAAATCATTTTGTAGAGGATGCAAAGCAATTccaagaaaaagcaaaactCTATCAAGGAAACTACTATACACTGGATGGAGAATTAATCACCATAATACCTAGCTCGAAGGAGGGCTTTCGATCATGCAAATCGCTTTATTATAAGAAGAAGCAACCTATACCGGGAAGgtaa
- the did2 gene encoding ESCRT III complex subunit Did2 yields the protein MSNLEASLFQLKFAAKSLNKQSLKAAKEERAEREKVKKAITKGNSEIARIYASNAIRKQQESLNLLKLSSRIDAVSSRLQTAVTMRAVSGNMAGVVRGMDRAMKTMNLEMISQVMDKFEAQFDDVNVQTGYMNKAMGSVTAVDTPQEDVDLLMQTVADEAGLEFNQNMNNNLSVPAASVPTPAAPVEDDNLQERLRALRS from the exons atGAGCAATTTAGAGG CATCTCTGTTTCAATTAAAG TTTGCTGCAAAGTCGCTGAATAAACAATCACTTAAAGCTGCGAAAGAGGAGCGTGCTGAACGGGAAAAAGTGAAAAAG GCTATCACAAAAGGCAACTCAGAAATTGCCCGCATATATGCATCGAATGCAATTCGGAAGCAGCAAGAATCCCTTAATTTGCTCAAACTTTCTTCAAGAATAGATGCGGTTTCAAGTCGTTTACAGACTGCTGTAACTATGCGTGCT GTGTCGGGAAATATGGCAGGTGTCGTTCGGGGAATGGACAGAGCTATGAAAACAATGAATTTGGAGATG ATTTCACAAGTCATGGATAAATTTGAAGCGCAATTCGATGATGTTAATGTTCAAACGGGTTATATGAATAAG GCTATGGGATCAGTGACTGCTGTCGATACACCCCAAGAAGATGTAGATTTATTAATGCAAACGGTAGCTGATGAAGCTGGTTTGGAATTTAACCAGAATATGAACAATAATCTTTCGGTTCCTGCTGCCAGTGTTCCTACTCCCGCCGCTCCTGTAGAAGATGACAACTT
- the rqt2 gene encoding ATP-dependent RNA helicase (RQT complex ATP-dependent RNA helicase Rqt2, human ASCC3 ortholog), whose amino-acid sequence MEVELNYVVNHLEKLGPASFCDTPYSFSLSDSNAELGALSLKVDEILKTNYNLINPEDVTDSDNNEFALKDLTWLQNCCNEISQSSSTELDASVLFEAVIMSLKATEDQCAIQEDLLNLVGLDHIDLISDIVANSSNLIEEYMNQNDTSIAAQLSDGYTSEAGSSATHGQGLLDSLKSRPRRFSRSRDNRGPLFTGQQVFEVEKYPHVYGDKRLGNTISVIGKKFALPAGSEREDYQKYEEIIVPHAQRAPQMQGEKLLEISSMDILCRKTFLSYQTLNRIQSLVYPIAYKTNENMLICAPTGAGKTDVALLAMLQTISNYVESMNLMDESEPLDVHRDDFKIVYIAPMKALAAEVVEKMGKRLAWLGLKTRELTGDMQLTKTEIAETQILVTTPEKWDVVTRKSVGDTQLAEKVRLVIIDEVHMLHDERGAVIESLVARTQRLVETSQQMIRIVGLSATLPNYLDVADFLGVNRYKGLFYFSSAFRPCPIEQHFIGAKGSPKIVNSNIDEACFDKVLKLIQEGHQVMIFVHSRKETINSAKKLREQFFHEGEADLLDNSQHEKYSLAQRDVSKSKNKELKELFKYSMGIHNAGMLRSDRHLTERLFSMGILKILCCTATLAWGVNLPAYAVLIKGTQLYDPQKGSFVDLGVLDVLQIFGRAGRPQFESSAVAYIITTHDKLSHYISVVTQQSPIESRFTDRLVDNLNAEVSLGTVTNIDEAVSWLGYTYLYIRMRRNPLVYGIAYDELVEDPLLGSKRRELVSVAAGRLADNQMIVYNKKNGYLIPKDLGRIASNYYINYQTVSTLNNLLKSKMSEADIIALLSQCSEFSQIKSRENEHRELESLMENSSPCQLRDSISNTSGKVNVILQSYISRAHVEDFTLTSDTNYVAQNAGRITRALFEIAMSRTWASAFTILSLNKSIDRRQWSFEHPLLQFDLPHDLAVKVENQCGSLSLEELSDMSTGELGDLIHNRKMGPTVKKFISKLPLLNINVDLLPLTKNVLRLVLNITPNFNWDMRYHGNSQMFWIFVEDSNGLEILHHEQLLLNKRNVSTSHLLSFTIPVSNPLPSQLYIIAVSDKWLGAETVTPVSLSNVVFHDDSNPITELLDLQPLPITALHDPVLEGICAKRFSFFNAVQTQFFHTIYHTDTNIFVGAPTGSGKTMAAELATWRALHNYPKSKVVYIAPMKALVKERVKDWGHRLVEPMGISMIELTGDTNPDVKAVTNANIIITTPEKWDGITRSWKSRKYVQDVSLIILDEIHLLGSDRGPVLEMIVSRMNYVASQTNKKVRVLGLSTAVANANDLANWLNIRDGLFNFRHSVRPVPLEIYIDGFPGRAYCPRMMSMNKPAFQAIKTHSPTQPVLIFVSSRRQTRLTAKDLIAFCGLEDNPRRFLYMDEEELEMIVSEVEDKSLKLALPFGIALHHAGLTENDRKISEELFVNNKVQILIATSTLAWGVNTPAHLVIVKGTEYYDAKIGGYKDMDLTDVLQMLGRAGRPQFDNSGVARIFVQDIKKSFYKHFLHSGFPVESYLHKVLDNHLNAEIATGTIDCIQGAMDFLTCTYFYRRVHQNPVYYGADGDDQKSIDTYLSKLVVTAFNELEKSACIYRVNEETYAPTTLGRIVSYYYLFHTTIRNFVQKITENAEFDLALQLLAEASEFDDLAIRHNEDLINIEINKSLKYSAACLNLPMVDAHVKAFILTQAHMARLKLPVDDYVTDTSTVLDQVIRIIQSYIDVSAELGYSHVCLQYISLMQCLKQACYPSEIYRASLPGLNASSEKEARDYLNKFAGNKTDELYQMLCNDPNVFDIESLVNSLISYPKMNIEVSQSSSDKLLLYLRRLNQPLNPDFYIFAPLFPKPQSEGFFVLIIDSETQELFAIRRASFAGRRNDDSIRLSLRISMDIPPTCRNRNVKVMVVCDGYPLIYEHKIVLMI is encoded by the coding sequence ATGGAAGTTGAGTTAAATTATGTAGTGAATCACTTAGAAAAGCTAGGTCCTGCTAGTTTTTGTGATACTCCATATAGCTTTTCGCTGAGTGATTCGAATGCTGAGCTAGGTGCTTTATCGTTAAAAGTTGAcgaaattttgaaaacaaattataatttaatcaaTCCCGAGGACGTTACTGACTCCGACAATAATGAATTTGCTCTTAAAGATTTAACTTGGCTGCAAAATTGCTGCAATGAAATTTCTCAATCTTCAAGTACTGAACTTGATGCTTCAGTACTATTTGAAGCAGTCATTATGAGCCTAAAAGCGACTGAAGATCAATGTGCCATTCAAGAAGATTTACTGAATCTTGTTGGACTTGATCATATTGACTTGATTTCAGATATCGTCGCTAATTCGTCCAATTTAATAGAAGAATACATGAATCAAAATGATACTTCAATTGCTGCGCAACTTTCTGATGGCTATACCTCTGAAGCTGGTTCTTCTGCTACGCATGGTCAGGGATTATTAGACAGTTTAAAAAGTAGGCCGAGAAGATTTAGTCGGTCTCGTGATAACAGAGGTCCTTTATTTACTGGACAGCAAGTTTTTGAAGTGGAAAAATATCCTCATGTGTATGGGGATAAAAGGCTTGGTAATACTATTAGCGTCATTGGGAAAAAGTTTGCATTACCGGCTGGTAGTGAAAGAGAAGATTACCAGAAATATGAAGAGATTATTGTTCCTCATGCTCAGCGTGCTCCACAAATGCAAGGGGAAAAGTTGTTAGAAATTTCTTCGATGGATATTCTTTGTCGAAAAACATTCCTTAGCTACCAAACTTTGAACAGAATCCAATCGCTTGTCTATCCTATCGCCTACAAGACAAACGAGAATATGTTAATTTGTGCACCTACAGGTGCAGGAAAAACTGATGTTGCTCTGCTCGCAATGTTGCAAACAATCTCCAACTATGTAGAAAGTATGAATCTTATGGATGAATCGGAACCTCTAGATGTTCATAGAGATGATTTTAAGATTGTCTACATTGCTCCTATGAAGGCATTGGCTGCTGAGGTTGTAGAGAAAATGGGAAAACGTCTCGCTTGGTTGGGATTGAAAACTAGAGAACTTACTGGTGATATGCAACTAACCAAAACGGAAATAGCAGAAACTCAGATACTTGTTACAACACCTGAAAAATGGGACGTAGTTACTAGAAAAAGCGTCGGCGACACTCAGTTAGCCGAGAAAGTACGTTTGGTTATCATTGATGAAGTACATATGCTTCATGATGAACGTGGTGCTGTTATTGAATCACTTGTCGCTAGGACACAAAGGCTGGTAGAAACAAGTCAACAGATGATTAGAATTGTTGGTCTTTCTGCCACACTTCCAAACTACCTTGATGTAGCTGATTTTTTAGGCGTCAATAGGTACAAGGgattgttttatttttcatctGCATTTCGTCCATGCCCTATTGAACAGCATTTCATCGGTGCTAAAGGTTCTCCTAAAATAGTAAACTCAAATATTGATGAAGCTTGTTTTGATAAAGTTTTGAAACTGATTCAGGAAGGCCATCAGGTAATGATATTTGTACATTCTAGGAAGGAAACCATTAATTCAGCTAAGAAGTTGAGGGAACAATTTTTCCATGAGGGAGAGGCTGATTTGTTGGACAACTCACAACATGAAAAATATAGTCTAGCTCAAAGAGATGTTTCAAAgtcaaaaaacaaagagttaaaagaacttttcaaatacaGTATGGGGATTCACAACGCTGGCATGTTACGATCGGACCGACATCTTACTGAACGTTTGTTTTCTATGGGTattcttaaaattttatgctGTACTGCTACCCTAGCATGGGGTGTTAATTTACCGGCTTATGCTGTATTAATTAAAGGAACTCAGCTTTATGATCCACAAAAGGGTTCTTTTGTAGATCTTGGCGTGTTGGAcgttttacaaatattcGGTCGTGCTGGTCGTCCTCAGTTTGAAAGTTCGGCAGTCGCGTACATAATTACGACACATGATAAACTTTCTCATTACATCTCCGTTGTAACACAACAAAGCCCTATTGAATCTCGTTTCACCGATAGATTGGTTGACAACTTAAACGCTGAAGTTTCTTTAGGAACGGTAACTAATATTGACGAAGCTGTATCGTGGTTAGGTTATACTTATCTTTATATCAGGATGAGACGTAATCCACTTGTATACGGTATTGCTTATGACGAACTTGTTGAGGATCCTTTACTAGGCAGCAAGCGAAGAGAATTGGTATCTGTAGCGGCAGGAAGGCTGGCAGATAATCAAATGATCGTTTACAATAAGAAAAACGGATACCTGATTCCTAAAGATTTAGGTAGAATCGCGTCCAATTACTATATCAATTATCAAACTGTCTcaacattaaataatttattgaaaagcaaaatgtCGGAAGCAGACATTATAGCTCTTTTGAGCCAATGCAGCGAGTTTTCCCAAATCAAATCGAGAGAAAATGAGCATCGTGAGCTTGAATCACTAATGGAAAACAGTAGTCCTTGTCAGTTGAGGGATAGTATTTCGAATACATCAGGAAAAGTTAACGTTATTCTGCAGTCATACATTTCTCGTGCGCATGTAGAAGATTTTACCCTAACATCAGATACAAATTATGTTGCACAAAACGCGGGTCGAATAACTAGGGCTCTTTTCGAAATTGCAATGTCAAGGACTTGGGCCTCGGCATTTACTATCCTTAGCTTAAACAAGTCAATTGATAGGAGGCAGTGGTCTTTTGAACACCCCTTACTTCAGTTTGATCTTCCACATGACCTTGCAGTCAAAGTGGAAAATCAGTGTGGGTCTTTATCATTAGAAGAATTGTCGGACATGTCTACAGGAGAACTTGGTGATCTTATTCATAACCGAAAAATGGGCCCTacagttaaaaaatttatttccaAATTACCTCTTTTAAACATTAATGTTGATTTGCTACCTTTAACGAAAAACGTTTTGCGACTTGTATTAAATATCACTCCCAATTTTAATTGGGACATGAGATATCATGGAAACAGTCAAATGTTTTGGATATTTGTTGAAGATAGTAACGGTCTTGAGATTCTTCATCATGAACAGTTGCTCCTAAATAAACGGAACGTTAGCACTTCTCATTTACTATCCTTTACCATACCTGTGTCTAATCCATTACCCTCACAACTATACATTATTGCAGTATCAGATAAATGGCTAGGCGCTGAAACAGTTACCCCGGTTTCTCTTTCTAATGTTGTTTTTCATGACGATTCCAATCCCATTACAGAATTATTGGATCTTCAACCTTTACCAATTACGGCTTTGCACGATCCAGTGCTAGAAGGTATATGCGCTAAAAGATTCTCGTTTTTTAATGCAGTCCAaactcaattttttcacaCTATTTATCACACCGatacaaatattttcgTTGGTGCACCTACTGGATCTGGTAAAACTATGGCCGCAGAATTAGCTACTTGGAGAGCTCTTCACAATTATCCTAAGTCGAAAGTAGTTTATATTGCTCCAATGAAAGCTTTAGTCAAGGAAAGAGTAAAGGACTGGGGACACAGGTTAGTTGAACCAATGGGGATTAGTATGATTGAATTAACTGGTGATACTAACCCGGATGTTAAGGCTGTTACGAATGCAAATATCATAATTACAACACCGGAAAAATGGGATGGTATTACTAGAAGTTGGAAATCTAGGAAGTATGTTCAGGATGTCTCATTAATTATCCTTGACGAAATCCATTTATTAGGTAGCGATCGAGGTCCTGTCCTTGAAATGATTGTCTCCCGAATGAATTATGTTGCTTCTCAAACTAATAAGAAAGTTAGAGTTCTTGGTTTATCTACTGCTGTTGCTAACGCTAACGATCTTGCAAATTGGCTTAACATAAGAGATGGtctatttaattttagGCATTCCGTGCGCCCAGTTCCTTTAGAAATATATATCGATGGATTCCCTGGTAGAGCCTATTGCCCAAGGATGATGTCGATGAATAAGCCTGCTTTTCAAGCCATCAAAACGCACTCTCCTACCCAAcctgttttaatttttgtttcgtCGCGCCGTCAAACTAGATTAACTGCAAAAGATTTGATAGCTTTTTGTGGTTTAGAAGACAATCCTAGGAGATTTTTGTACatggatgaagaagaattagaAATGATTGTTTCAGAAGTTGAAGATAAAAGCCTCAAGTTGGCTTTACCATTTGGTATAGCACTTCACCATGCTGGTTTGACTGAAAATGATAGAAAAATTTCCGAAGagctttttgtaaataataaagttCAGATTCTCATCGCCACCAGCACTCTTGCATGGGGTGTAAATACGCCGGCACATTTGGTAATTGTGAAAGGAACAGAGTATTACGATGCTAAAATTGGAGGCTATAAAGACATGGATTTGACGGATGTGCTTCAAATGTTAGGGCGTGCAGGACGACCACAATTTGACAATTCTGGTGTGGCACGTATATTTGTACAGGATATTAAGAAGTCGTTTTATAAGCACTTTCTACATAGTGGATTTCCAGTAGAGTCTTATTTACATAAAGTATTGGATAACCATTTAAATGCCGAGATTGCTACGGGCACTATAGATTGCATACAGGGTGCAATGGATTTTTTAACGTGCACTTACTTCTATCGAAGAGTTCATCAAAATCCCGTTTATTACGGTGCTGATGGAGATGACCAAAAGAGTATAGATACTTATTTATCGAAACTTGTTGTGACTGCATTTAATGAACTTGAAAAGTCAGCTTGCATATATCGTGTCAACGAAGAAACCTATGCACCTACAACTTTGGGTCGTATAGTTAGTTActattatctttttcataCCACCATCAGAAACTtcgttcaaaaaataactgAGAACGCTGAGTTCGATCTTGCGTTGCAATTGCTTGCTGAAGCATCTGAGTTTGACGATCTCGCTATTCGTCACAACGAAGATTTGATAAACATAGAGATTAATAAATCTCTGAAATATTCGGCTGCTTGCCTAAACCTTCCTATGGTCGATGCTCATGTTAAGGCATTTATATTAACTCAAGCTCACATGGCAAGATTGAAACTTCCAGTGGATGATTATGTTACTGATACTAGCACGGTTTTAGATCAGGTTATTCGTATTATACAGTCTTATATTGATGTGTCCGCTGAGCTAGGCTACTCCCATGTCTGTTTACAGTACATATCTCTAATGCAGTGTCTTAAACAGGCTTGCTATCCGAGTGAGATTTACAGAGCTTCATTACCTGGACTTAATGCGTCTAGTGAAAAGGAAGCAAGAGATTATCTCAACAAATTTGCAGGAAATAAAACTGATGAGTTATATCAAATGCTATGTAATGACCCTAACGTTTTTGATATAGAAAGTCTGGTCAATAGTTTAATTTCGTATCCTAAAATGAACATTGAAGTTTCTCAATCGTCTTCAGATAAGCTACTCCTTTATCTACGACGCCTCAATCAGCCGCTCAACCCCgatttttacatttttgcGCCGTTGTTCCCTAAACCTCAAAGTGAGGGATTTTTCGTTCTCATCATAGATTCAGAAACTCAAGAACTGTTCGCGATACGTCGGGCCTCATTTGCTGGGCGAAGAAACGATGATTCAATTCGTTTATCCCTTCGGATTTCAATGGATATTCCACCAACTTGCCGCAACAGAAATGTAAAAGTCATGGTTGTTTGTGATGGATACCCATTAATTTACGAACATAAAATTGTATTGATGATTTAA
- the ykt6 gene encoding SNARE protein Ykt6, translating to MKLYSVSILRFDPKPVQLLCTASDLSSFSFFQRSSIGEFMNFFTKTVAERTNPGQRQDVEQSNYVFHVYNRSDGLCGVIASDKEYPLRVAYTLLNKILDEFLTKNPRTKWESGAVTLSFPELDTYLSKYQDPKQADTIMRVQQELDETKDVLHKTIESVLARGEKLDDLIQRSDNLSTQSRMFYKSAKKQNSCCIIA from the exons ATGAAGCTGTATTCTGTCTCTATACTCCGCTTTGACCCAAAACCAGTGCAATTATTATGCACTGCCTCAGACTTATCTagtttctcattttttcaacgaTCATC CATCGGAGAGttcatgaatttttttacaaagacTGTTGCAGAACGTACTAATCCAGGGCAAAGACAAGACGTTGAACAGTCCAATTACGTTTTTCATGTGTACAACCGATCGGATGGGTTGTGCGGTGTGATTGCTAGTGACAAGGAATACCCTTTACGTGTTGCTTATACTCTTCTAAATAAGATTCTAGACGAatttttgacaaaaaatCCTCGCACCAAATGGGAATCTGGTGCTGTTACCCTATCCTTTCCAGAATTGGATACCTATCTATCAAAATATCAAGACCCCAAGCAGGCTGATACGATTATGCGAGTGCAACAAGAATTGGATGAAACTAAAGATGTACTTCATAAAACAATCGAGAGTGTCTTAGCTAGAGGAGAGAAGTTGGACGACTTGATCCAACGTAGTGATAACTTATCTACACAGTCTCGAATGTTTTATAAATCTGctaaaaagcaaaattctTGCTGTATAATAgcttaa